The following coding sequences are from one Macaca nemestrina isolate mMacNem1 chromosome 1, mMacNem.hap1, whole genome shotgun sequence window:
- the LOC105494490 gene encoding E3 ubiquitin-protein ligase TRIM63, with protein MDYKSSLIQDGNPMENLEKQLICPICLEMFTKPVVILPCQHNLCRKCANDIFQAANPYWTGRGSSVSMSGGRFRCPTCRHEVIMDRHGVYGLQRNLLVENIIDIYKQECSSRPLQKGSHPMCKEHEDEKINIYCLTCEVPTCSMCKVFGVHKACEVAPLQSVFQGQKIELNNCISMLVAGNDRVQTIITQLEDSCRVTKENSHQVKEELSQKFDTLYAILDEKKSELLQRITQEQEEKLSFIEALIQQYQEQLDKSTKLVETAIQSLDEPGGATFLLTAKQLIKSIVEASKGCQLGKTEQGFENMDFFTLNLEHIADALRAIDFGTDEEEEEFIEEEDQEEEGSTEGKEEGHQ; from the exons ATGGATTATAAGTCGAGCCTGATCCAGGATGGGAACCCCATGGAAAACCTGGAGAAGCAGCTGATCTGCCCTATCTGCCTGGAGATGTTTACCAAGCCAGTGGTCATCTTGCCGTGCCAGCACAACCTGTGCCGGAAGTGTGCCAATGACATCTTCCAG GCTGCAAATCCCTACTGGACCGGCCGGGGCAGCTCGGTATCCATGTCTGGAGGCCGTTTCCGCTGCCCCACCTGCCGCCACGAGGTGATCATGGATCGTCACGGAGTGTACGGCCTGCAGAGGAACCTGCTGGTGGAGAACATCATTGACATCTACAAACAGGAGTGCTCCAG TCGGCCGCTGCAGAAGGGCAGTCACCCCATGTGCAAGGAGCACGAAGATGAGAAAATCAATATCTACTGTCTCACGTGTGAGGTGCCCACCTGCTCCATGTGCAAGGTGTTTGGGGTCCACAAGGCCTGCGAGGTGGCCCCATTGCAGAGTGTCTTCCAGGGACAAAAG ATTGAACTGAATAACTGTATCTCCATGCTGGTGGCGGGGAATGACCGTGTGCAGACCATCATCACTCAGCTGGAGGACTCCTGTCGAGTGACCAAG GAGAACAGTCACCAGGTAAAGGAAGAGCTGAGCCAGAAATTTGACACGCTGTATGCCATCCTGGATGAGAAGAAAAGTGAGTTGCTGCAGCGGATCAcgcaggagcaggaggaaaagcTCAGCTTCATCGAGGCCCTCATCCAGCAGTACCAGGAACAGCTGGACAAGTCCACAAAGCTGGTGGAGACGGCCATCCAGTCCCTGGACGAGCCTGGGGGAGCCACCTTCCTCTTG ACTGCCAAGCAACTCATCAAAAG CATTGTGGAAGCTTCCAAGGGCTGCCAGCTGGGGAAGACAGAGCAGGGCTTTGAGAACATGGACTTCTTTACTTTGAATTTAGAGCACATAGCAGATGCCCTGAGAGCCATCGACTTTGGAACAG